A genomic window from Dehalococcoidia bacterium includes:
- a CDS encoding cation:proton antiporter — MTSLPSIVEIVVAVAAAFLFGGIAQRLGQPPVLGYILAGVAVGPYGTGLIKDPFHIALLAQLGVAFLMFQAGSELSLSHLRRMSHFALLGPLLQLALTVPLIVVAGLMGMPWAQAVYLGLILSLSSTTMVIKLLSQRGEMDTLHGRLALPFSIVQDLPIPLALVVVSAVGAGQGGGGLPVVLAMGKAVAFVLVVYGLGAQVVPALFRRVARWGRELLLLAAVALALGMAYVTNMLGVSMALGAFVAGLLLSETEVSRRVLKEVSPVSDIFVTFFFLSVGMLLDIPFVRSHLGGVGLVVGLVVVVKTLIILAVGVVFGFRGRTVVLMALLLAQIGEEAFLLAQTGLAVGFLTSDVYSLVLAGAVLSIMVNPALVWAGDGLTRSLRRLPWVGGIFREPRRALGQTNAFAKGLVGHTIICGYGQVGEETAQALERRGFPYVVIDLDRERLRPLQKQGVPCIVGDAADPAVLEQAGLAHAAAVAITFPEPRSVERVVRAVRGMRQGVEIIARASGTAEEVVETLREAGASEVIHPSFEASLGFVRSVLRAVGVPPREVERFVLVRRVHFYG, encoded by the coding sequence ATGACGAGCCTCCCCTCGATCGTAGAAATTGTGGTGGCGGTGGCGGCGGCGTTCCTTTTTGGGGGGATTGCGCAGCGTCTGGGCCAGCCCCCCGTGTTGGGCTACATCCTGGCGGGCGTGGCTGTCGGCCCCTATGGCACTGGCCTCATAAAAGACCCCTTCCACATTGCCCTCCTGGCCCAGTTGGGTGTGGCCTTCCTTATGTTCCAAGCGGGGTCGGAACTGTCCCTGTCCCACCTGCGACGGATGAGCCATTTCGCCTTGTTGGGGCCCCTTCTGCAGTTGGCGTTGACTGTTCCCCTAATTGTGGTGGCGGGGCTCATGGGGATGCCCTGGGCCCAGGCGGTGTACTTGGGGCTCATTTTGTCCCTCTCCAGCACCACGATGGTCATCAAACTCCTCTCCCAGAGGGGGGAAATGGACACCCTCCACGGGCGTTTGGCCCTGCCCTTCAGCATTGTGCAAGACCTGCCCATTCCCTTGGCGTTGGTGGTGGTGTCGGCGGTGGGGGCAGGGCAGGGAGGGGGAGGGCTCCCCGTGGTGCTGGCGATGGGGAAGGCGGTGGCTTTCGTGCTGGTGGTGTATGGCTTGGGAGCGCAGGTGGTGCCTGCTTTGTTTCGCCGGGTGGCCCGCTGGGGGCGGGAGTTGCTCCTCCTGGCGGCCGTGGCTTTGGCCCTGGGTATGGCCTATGTCACCAACATGCTGGGGGTTTCCATGGCCCTGGGGGCTTTTGTGGCCGGCCTCTTATTGTCCGAGACCGAGGTGAGCCGACGCGTGCTCAAGGAGGTCTCGCCCGTCTCCGATATCTTTGTTACCTTCTTCTTCCTGTCGGTGGGGATGTTGTTGGACATCCCCTTTGTGCGGAGCCATTTGGGGGGTGTGGGGTTGGTGGTGGGGCTGGTGGTGGTGGTGAAGACCCTTATCATCCTAGCGGTAGGGGTGGTTTTTGGCTTCCGGGGGCGCACGGTGGTGCTGATGGCTTTGCTGCTGGCGCAGATCGGGGAGGAGGCCTTCCTGTTGGCCCAAACGGGGCTGGCCGTGGGGTTCCTGACCAGCGACGTCTACTCCCTTGTGCTGGCGGGGGCGGTGCTGTCCATTATGGTCAACCCCGCGCTGGTGTGGGCTGGGGATGGGTTGACCCGAAGCCTGCGGCGTCTGCCGTGGGTAGGGGGCATATTCCGGGAGCCGCGGCGGGCCTTGGGGCAGACGAATGCCTTCGCCAAGGGGCTTGTGGGGCACACCATCATATGTGGCTATGGGCAAGTGGGCGAGGAGACCGCTCAAGCCTTGGAGCGCAGGGGGTTTCCCTATGTAGTGATTGATCTTGATAGGGAGCGGTTGCGTCCTCTGCAGAAGCAGGGGGTGCCCTGCATTGTGGGGGATGCGGCCGATCCGGCTGTGCTGGAGCAGGCGGGCCTCGCCCACGCCGCAGCCGTGGCCATTACCTTCCCCGAGCCGCGGAGTGTGGAGCGGGTGGTGCGGGCGGTGCGGGGGATGCGCCAGGGGGTGGAAATTATCGCCCGCGCCAGCGGCACCGCCGAGGAGGTGGTGGAGACCCTCCGCGAGGCGGGGGCCAGCGAAGTGATACACCCCAGTTTTGAGGCCAGCCTGGGGTTCGTGCGCAGTGTGTTGCGGGCGGTGGGGGTGCCCCCTCGGGAGGTGGAGCGGTTCGTTTTGGTGCGGCGCGTCCACTTCTATGGCTAG
- a CDS encoding CcmD family protein — MPLRPRMPMSIVGGLVPIGWLKVFSPPQQAPGQSALPYLFVAFALVWIVFFGYLLYLARRQADLSRDVEQIRRSTTPKDKE; from the coding sequence ATGCCGTTGCGTCCTAGAATGCCCATGAGCATTGTCGGGGGGCTTGTCCCTATTGGGTGGCTCAAGGTTTTTTCCCCACCACAGCAAGCCCCTGGGCAATCGGCCTTGCCCTATCTTTTCGTGGCTTTCGCCCTGGTGTGGATAGTCTTTTTCGGATACCTCCTCTATCTTGCCCGTCGGCAGGCCGACCTGAGCCGTGATGTGGAGCAGATACGCCGCTCCACCACCCCCAAAGACAAAGAGTGA
- a CDS encoding hydrogenase maturation nickel metallochaperone HypA, with product MVERLRCLSCGHIFPRFPTDRGERACPACGSTRLEANPWLLGTPDLTLTADDHWAVALQV from the coding sequence ATGGTGGAGCGGTTGCGCTGTCTTTCCTGCGGCCACATCTTCCCCCGTTTCCCCACGGATCGGGGCGAGCGTGCTTGCCCCGCCTGCGGGAGCACTCGCCTGGAGGCCAACCCCTGGCTGTTGGGCACCCCAGACCTCACTCTGACCGCCGACGACCATTGGGCCGTCGCCTTACAAGTGTGA
- a CDS encoding cytochrome c biogenesis protein: MAGAATPALRPGVGWGTRALIGVSGVAFIGSLALVFLWAPTDATMGVVQRIFYIHVPLAWTAFLAFGVVCVASIAYLWRGNPRWDHLAYASAEIGVVLGALMLASGSLWAKPVWGVWWTWSPRLTTSLILWLIYVGYLLLRAYAPTGTQGARFAAVLGILGFLNVPLIYFSVELWRDVHPELVVGPAAEEGAVERPMFLTLMASMLAFTLLYISTLVYRYRLRLLEEAVEKVRHAVAS; encoded by the coding sequence ATGGCCGGTGCAGCCACTCCTGCGTTGCGCCCGGGTGTGGGGTGGGGCACGAGGGCCCTGATAGGGGTGTCGGGGGTGGCCTTTATCGGGAGCCTTGCTTTGGTATTTTTGTGGGCCCCCACCGACGCCACGATGGGGGTCGTCCAGCGCATCTTCTACATCCATGTGCCCTTGGCGTGGACGGCCTTCTTGGCGTTCGGGGTTGTCTGTGTGGCCAGCATCGCCTACCTGTGGCGGGGCAATCCCCGTTGGGATCACCTGGCCTATGCCAGCGCCGAAATCGGCGTGGTGCTGGGGGCTTTGATGCTGGCGTCGGGCTCCCTATGGGCCAAACCCGTATGGGGCGTGTGGTGGACATGGTCGCCCCGTCTGACCACTTCCCTCATCCTGTGGCTCATCTACGTGGGCTACCTGCTCCTGCGGGCGTATGCCCCTACGGGCACGCAAGGGGCACGCTTCGCTGCCGTGCTGGGCATCTTGGGCTTCCTGAACGTCCCTCTCATCTACTTCTCCGTGGAGTTGTGGCGGGATGTGCACCCCGAGCTGGTGGTTGGCCCCGCCGCGGAGGAGGGCGCCGTGGAACGCCCGATGTTCCTGACCCTCATGGCCTCCATGCTCGCCTTCACCCTGTTGTATATCTCCACATTGGTCTACCGTTACCGCCTGCGCCTCCTGGAGGAGGCGGTCGAGAAGGTGCGCCATGCCGTTGCGTCCTAG
- a CDS encoding alpha/beta hydrolase, which produces MADFLLVHEAGHGQWEWEKVWGYLEDARRRREAVRHPLFTAWRVALPDLPGHGSRVCADPSQSLTAQGYAQALADAAVREGLRKPIVVAHGLTAGLTLLAVPLLKEPPSRLVLVAGVVPPAGQAPLQALPPAVRLALRGQRLLPAPKGYLRLHREFVRRVLASDMDYPTMGAFLLKRLTPFPLAPFAHPLPAEALKVPCPVSYILLTRDRFYPPPLQRASAQRLQAEVVEMDAGHAAPLTQAEALANILLRWA; this is translated from the coding sequence ATGGCCGACTTCCTGCTGGTGCACGAGGCTGGACACGGCCAGTGGGAGTGGGAAAAGGTGTGGGGTTACTTGGAGGACGCCCGCCGCCGACGGGAGGCGGTGCGCCATCCCCTTTTTACGGCGTGGCGCGTGGCCCTCCCCGACTTGCCCGGCCACGGGAGCCGTGTATGTGCCGACCCCTCCCAGAGCCTCACCGCCCAGGGGTATGCCCAAGCGTTAGCCGACGCCGCCGTTCGTGAAGGACTGCGTAAGCCCATCGTGGTCGCCCACGGTTTGACTGCCGGCCTTACCCTTTTAGCGGTGCCCCTCCTCAAAGAACCCCCCAGCCGTCTGGTGCTGGTAGCGGGGGTGGTGCCCCCGGCGGGCCAGGCCCCCCTGCAGGCCCTCCCCCCTGCCGTGCGTCTGGCCTTGCGGGGCCAACGCCTTCTGCCCGCTCCCAAGGGCTACCTGCGCCTCCATCGGGAGTTTGTGCGGCGCGTGTTAGCATCCGATATGGACTATCCAACGATGGGGGCGTTTCTCCTGAAGCGTCTGACGCCTTTCCCCCTTGCCCCCTTTGCCCACCCCCTCCCCGCCGAGGCGTTGAAGGTTCCCTGCCCCGTCTCCTACATCCTTCTGACGCGCGACCGCTTTTATCCCCCACCCCTGCAACGGGCCAGTGCCCAGCGGCTCCAGGCGGAGGTGGTGGAGATGGATGCCGGCCATGCGGCGCCGCTCACACAGGCAGAGGCCCTGGCAAACATCCTCCTGCGCTGGGCCTAG
- the selA gene encoding L-seryl-tRNA(Sec) selenium transferase → MSEALRSLPSVDRLMGHPFVQALVAQYQREAVVGLVRLVVEEARKGIGQGQPPPPLDTLAERVASLAEQRWRVGPRPVINATGVILHTNLGRAPLSPEAIQAMHDVARGYSDLEMDIEEGERGSRQEHVRHLLCTLTGAEDALVVNNNASAVLLGLAAVAPGKEVIVSRSEAVEIGGGFRIPAVLRQSGATLVEVGTTNRTYLSDYESALTPATAALLRVHRSNFRLLGFVHEPSLEELVALGQARGIPVLHDLGSGCLLPTEAFGLAHEPMPQESIRAGADLVFFSGDKLLGGPQAGLVVGKKQWVRLLARHPLARAVRIDKVSLAGLSATLLHYLKGEAVQRIPIWQMVARPLQSLEEQAHAWQKAFGAAAQVCRGESTLGGGSLPGETLPTWLVALSAEAIPGGAQELARRLRHQRPPVIARIQNERVVLDPRTVLPDEEEALVRAVRTVLGLYERR, encoded by the coding sequence GTGAGTGAGGCCCTGCGCTCCCTCCCCAGCGTGGATCGCCTCATGGGCCACCCCTTTGTGCAGGCCCTGGTGGCGCAGTACCAGCGGGAGGCGGTTGTGGGGCTGGTGCGTCTTGTGGTGGAGGAGGCCCGCAAAGGCATCGGCCAGGGTCAGCCCCCACCCCCGCTAGACACTCTGGCGGAGCGGGTAGCTTCCCTAGCAGAGCAGCGCTGGCGTGTCGGCCCCCGCCCTGTGATCAACGCCACGGGCGTCATCCTGCACACCAATCTCGGGCGGGCCCCCCTCTCCCCCGAGGCGATTCAGGCCATGCACGATGTCGCCCGGGGGTACAGCGATCTGGAGATGGATATCGAGGAAGGGGAGCGGGGCAGTCGCCAGGAGCATGTGCGCCACCTCTTATGCACTTTGACGGGTGCCGAGGATGCCCTGGTGGTGAACAACAACGCCAGCGCCGTGCTCCTGGGGCTGGCGGCTGTGGCACCGGGGAAGGAGGTCATCGTCTCCCGTAGTGAGGCGGTGGAGATCGGCGGGGGCTTCCGCATCCCCGCGGTGCTCCGCCAGTCCGGGGCCACGCTCGTTGAAGTGGGCACCACCAATCGCACCTACCTGTCCGACTATGAGAGCGCCCTGACGCCCGCCACGGCTGCCCTTTTGCGGGTGCATCGCTCCAACTTTCGCCTGCTGGGGTTTGTGCACGAACCCTCCCTGGAGGAGTTGGTGGCCCTGGGGCAGGCCCGGGGCATCCCCGTGTTACACGACCTGGGGAGCGGATGCCTGCTCCCTACCGAGGCCTTCGGCCTGGCCCACGAACCAATGCCCCAAGAGAGTATTCGCGCCGGGGCAGACCTGGTGTTCTTCTCGGGGGATAAACTGCTGGGGGGCCCTCAGGCAGGCTTAGTGGTGGGGAAAAAGCAGTGGGTGCGCCTCCTGGCACGCCACCCCCTGGCGCGGGCGGTGCGCATAGACAAGGTCAGCCTGGCCGGCCTATCGGCAACACTGCTGCACTACCTCAAAGGGGAGGCAGTGCAGCGCATCCCCATCTGGCAGATGGTGGCGCGCCCCTTGCAGAGCCTGGAAGAGCAGGCGCATGCCTGGCAAAAGGCCTTCGGCGCCGCTGCCCAGGTGTGCCGGGGGGAATCCACTTTGGGGGGCGGAAGCCTCCCTGGGGAGACCCTGCCCACATGGCTGGTGGCTCTATCGGCCGAGGCCATCCCAGGGGGGGCACAGGAACTGGCCCGACGCTTGCGCCACCAGCGCCCCCCCGTCATCGCCCGCATCCAGAACGAGCGGGTCGTGCTCGACCCCCGCACCGTGCTCCCCGATGAGGAGGAGGCTCTGGTGCGGGCGGTGCGCACCGTTTTAGGCCTCTATGAGCGGAGGTGA